A genomic stretch from Desulfurococcaceae archaeon MEX13E-LK6-19 includes:
- a CDS encoding cysteine desulfurase: protein MSNELEKVRNLLKAHGKPPREVYFDLENSGFVPKEVVEEMLPYFNKYGYGHPSITNKPGWEALEAVLEAQEYIAKTLNASPNEIVFVHSGTEANNLAILGSILANKNKGKKIIISAIEHYSVLIPVNELGKQGFNVLQIPVDEEGFIDLDILDSLVDKETVLVSIQTVNHEIGTIQPLKEAIEIIRDHNPDAIIHTDAVDAYARIPIDVKKLDVDLLSISSHKILGPKGAAALYVREGVKLDRIIHGALSTQSYWPGVENVPAIVGFRKAAQLAFTDFEEKIRYVRELRDKLLNGIMDGVPNVLLNGPRGDKRAPDNVNISFLYVEGEALTVELSLRGIYVSSGSACTSRVLEPSHVLLAIGRKHEEAHGSILFKISRYHSIDDIDYVLKQIPEAVERLRILSSIKPA from the coding sequence TTGTCAAACGAGCTTGAGAAAGTACGTAATCTATTGAAAGCCCATGGAAAACCTCCTAGAGAAGTTTATTTTGACCTCGAAAACAGCGGGTTTGTACCAAAGGAAGTTGTTGAGGAAATGCTACCCTACTTCAATAAGTACGGATATGGACATCCATCAATAACTAATAAGCCTGGTTGGGAGGCCCTGGAAGCTGTTCTTGAGGCACAAGAGTATATTGCTAAAACACTAAACGCTTCACCCAACGAGATAGTCTTTGTCCATAGTGGCACTGAAGCAAATAACCTAGCAATACTAGGCTCTATACTAGCCAACAAGAATAAGGGCAAGAAGATTATTATATCAGCAATAGAGCATTATAGCGTACTCATACCAGTCAATGAACTCGGGAAGCAGGGGTTCAATGTTCTTCAAATTCCAGTCGATGAAGAAGGGTTTATTGATCTCGATATTCTCGATAGTCTTGTCGATAAAGAAACAGTACTAGTAAGTATACAAACAGTAAACCACGAGATAGGTACTATTCAACCATTGAAAGAAGCTATAGAGATAATTAGAGACCATAACCCGGACGCAATTATACATACAGATGCCGTTGATGCATACGCTAGGATACCTATAGACGTGAAAAAACTTGATGTAGACTTGCTTTCTATAAGTAGCCATAAGATCTTGGGACCAAAAGGTGCAGCCGCTCTATACGTACGCGAAGGAGTAAAGCTAGACAGGATAATACATGGTGCTCTTAGTACACAATCCTATTGGCCTGGCGTAGAAAACGTTCCAGCTATCGTTGGTTTCCGCAAAGCCGCCCAACTGGCTTTCACTGATTTCGAGGAGAAAATAAGGTATGTTAGAGAGCTAAGAGATAAACTTCTCAACGGAATAATGGATGGTGTACCTAATGTACTACTCAATGGCCCTAGAGGCGATAAAAGAGCACCAGATAACGTCAATATAAGCTTCCTATATGTTGAAGGAGAAGCACTAACTGTTGAACTAAGTTTGAGAGGAATCTATGTATCCAGCGGGAGTGCATGTACAAGTAGGGTACTAGAGCCAAGTCATGTCCTTCTTGCAATAGGGAGGAAACACGAGGAAGCCCATGGAAGCATATTGTTTAAGATATCAAGATATCATAGCATAGACGATATCGACTATGTTCTCAAGCAAATACCTGAAGCAGTTGAAAGACTTAGAATATTAAGCTCTATAAAACCTGCCTAG